A single window of Crassostrea angulata isolate pt1a10 chromosome 8, ASM2561291v2, whole genome shotgun sequence DNA harbors:
- the LOC128158315 gene encoding uncharacterized protein LOC128158315 — MLNNTRKGLAFAFLVLTFIFWLISMVTPGWLHIKFSIFYIEVCTNDKCENKEYGNFFQKSQGFQIAVILQIKSLVALILCAISAILVVIQTKRSTTQHCIAVIIIPVAATLQCVLILPTVLINILHDPSVKFPYSILLSWLGTLLSIVAWVICVIVYINERNRESQNQRHRMDHT, encoded by the exons ATGTTGAATAATACAAGGAAAGGACTAGCCTTTGCGTTTTTggtattaacatttattttttggctTATTTCAATGGTAACGCCTGGATGGTTG CATATAAAGTTCAGCATTTTTTACATCGAAGTATGCACCAATGACAAGTGTGAAAACAAAGAATACGGCAATTTCTTCCAAAAGTCTCAAG gTTTCCAAATAGCTGTGATACTCCAAATTAAAAGCTTGGTTGCTCTTATTCTGTGTGCAATATCTGCCATCTTGGTGGTCATTCAAACTAAACGTTCAACAACACAACATTGTATCGCTGTTATCATCATTCCTGTGGCGg CAACTCTTCAATGTGTTCTGATTTTACCAACGGTTCTGATAAACATTTTACATGACCCATCCGTAAAGTTTCCGTACTCGATTCTACTGAGTTGGCTTGGTACGCTGCTCTCCATCGTTGCCTGGGTGATTTGTGTAATCGTCTACATCAATGAGCGTAATCGGGAATCTCAGAACCAACGTCATAGAATGGACCACACATAA